The window GATCAACAATAACGGCATCAAGCGTTTCGACCATTTTTCTATGCCTTCTTGCACGCCTTGCAGCAATACTAGAAACACGAGTGTGCTGAAGATCAGCGTGAACACGAGATTGCGCGACAGCGAGAAATCCACTAACCAAGCGGCGGTATCGTTCGAACCAAAGGCTGTGGCAATCGGGGCGATGGCGTAGCTGACAAACCAGCCAGAAAGAATGCTGTAGAAGGTATAAATCAATCCCGCGGTGACGATGGAAATCAAACCTATCGCCTTGCCTAAATTGCGAGTTAGGGTGTTGAAGCCGAGTTTGCCCATGGCATCGGCGGGGTTGGTTTGTCCGTGGCGACCTATCATGAGTTCAGCCATGAGCATGGGAATGCCTAGGATAAAAATCAGTACTAGGTAAACCAGTAAAAAGGCACCGCCGCCATGGGTGGCCGCTTGGGTAGGGAATCCCCAGATGTTACCTACACCAACGGCGCTACCGGCTGCCGCCATGATAAAACCTAAGCGTGAGCTGAAGTGGTTAGTCGAACTTGTATTGGCCGATTGCATTATGCCTCCCGTAAAAAGAAGGCGTATCTTAGGCGGATAAATAAGAAGTTCAACGCAATTTTAGTGCGTTATAATGATGTTAATCGGCAATTTATATTCCAAATTTACTGATATTTTGGTGTTGTGTTTCGCCAGAAGACTTTATGCGAGACTATATTGCGAGTAGCGATGACTCGCGGCCTCACTTTAGCGAATAATTGCGATGATAAAAATGCAATGAATTGTGATCTTATGGTCAAAAAATACCGTATGGCAGAAGCTTAGTGGGTATTTTGATGCTATGACTTTACTTAAGCCACAATTGTGACTGGATAAGTCTGAGTCATGTCGCAGCACTTTGTGTTTGAACGCCGTATCTTTTACATAGCCTATGGTTGAATGGTGATATGGCTTAAGGGAATGGCCGTGTGGTCCTTGACCTTTTTCAACACAAAGCTGGAATGCACACCTGCGATATGCACATTCGTCGTGAGTTTATCTAACAGGAAAGTGCGAAAGTGCGCCATATCTTGTACTAACACTTTAAGTTGGTAGTCGGCTTCAGAACCTGTGATCAGCGCGCATTCTTGGACTTCTTCGTAGGCCAGTACATTGGCTTCAAATTGATTGAGGATTGCTGGCGTGTGTTTTTCCATCCGCACATGGATATACGCAGTCAAATGCAGGTTGAATTTATCCGCCGACAGACGCGTTGCATAATCGGCAATATAACCCGCTTCTTCTAAGGCTTTAACACGGCGCGAGCAAGGGGACGGCGACAGGCCGACTTTATTGGCCAGTTCGAGGTTGGACAATCTGCCGTGGGTTTGCAGTAAACGCAAAATGGTTAAATCGAGTTGATCGAGTTTGTATGGGGGAGTTTCTGTCATCGAAAGCTTAGGGTTGGCTGGGTCTGCCCCTAGTTTGCCAGTCTTAGCCAAGTTTGCCAAAAATCTTGAGTCAATCAGGATTTAAAAGTTGGGAGAGTGATCACCCTTACTGACTGTGGGTGAGGGGCGCGCTGTCTGGATCTCCCACCATTTACCGCTATAGTTATAATACTAATAAGAGTGAGACACTGTATGCGCTTGAGTTTGCTGTTAATCTGCCTATTAATCTTACCGACGTATGCATTTTCTGCCTCGATAACCATTGGTAGTGCGTTAAATCGCCCACCCTATATTATCGAAGATGCCGAATCGGGACTTGAGATTGATATTATTAAGGCTGCCTTTAAGGAAATGGGCCAGCCAGTTAACTTTAAATTTTACTCTCGTAAGCGCCAAGTCTTATATTTCAACAAAGACAGATTAGATGCCGTGATGACCATGAATCCCGCAAATGGTGTAGATGGCTATTGGTCTAATGATTATGTCGACTATACCAATGTGGCGATTAGCTTGGCTGCGCAACACCTTGAAATAAAAAGTATTGCCGATCTAAAAAACTACAGTATTGCGGCCTTTGA of the Shewanella baltica genome contains:
- a CDS encoding substrate-binding periplasmic protein, producing MRLSLLLICLLILPTYAFSASITIGSALNRPPYIIEDAESGLEIDIIKAAFKEMGQPVNFKFYSRKRQVLYFNKDRLDAVMTMNPANGVDGYWSNDYVDYTNVAISLAAQHLEIKSIADLKNYSIAAFENARLLLGAEFNAVAQQTIYREVDTQLSQNRMLYLGRINTVIADRYIFTQLNRFVEPNIDTQQALSYHFIFPPTSYRMVFHNSVARDTFNQGLAKIKANGIYQALVVKYLGSA
- a CDS encoding Lrp/AsnC family transcriptional regulator; the encoded protein is MTETPPYKLDQLDLTILRLLQTHGRLSNLELANKVGLSPSPCSRRVKALEEAGYIADYATRLSADKFNLHLTAYIHVRMEKHTPAILNQFEANVLAYEEVQECALITGSEADYQLKVLVQDMAHFRTFLLDKLTTNVHIAGVHSSFVLKKVKDHTAIPLSHITIQP